From Carassius auratus strain Wakin unplaced genomic scaffold, ASM336829v1 scaf_tig00215676, whole genome shotgun sequence, one genomic window encodes:
- the LOC113095304 gene encoding uncharacterized protein LOC113095304 isoform X2 has protein sequence MAPPGSNIEHQAFDAINTQAAIDPDSAADDFIQFITQPAFQTVIDLTQDGDEDPTVNVTDNIPPDSAPAHIENPIGSCDESLPGPADEPARKKTRKTNRPTSPVSPGPCDEPPRKTYRFTPVVRPESNGELPRKAYRFTPAISPESPPERKTLCPVPTNSPATSPETDLFYDSSRSHKDDVTTWGMSQIDAWDQSSWTSERDEVSTTNAGQTPYPSPSPSSEEVEVEEVPPPQPLDESFDDLPPFHSPINSIQSFGQEFRDAQVDINNKYVELRNVQDDINNKLIALGNESRDRQIETLSRLDALHGELRAYHLETRSRFDAQDRFIQDLANEIFQRVNAMRSTIDRQFDRNDRTVTQYQRELMLILHHLILTIVDETAESN, from the exons ATGGCTCCCCCCG gTTCAAATATTGAGCACCAAGCCTTTGACGCTATTAATACAC aGGCCGCGATTGATCCAGACAGCGCAGCCGATG attttatccaATTCATCACACAACCCGCCTTTCAGACAGTTATCGATCTCACGCAAGATGGCGACGAAGATCCCACCGTCAACGTAACAGACAACATCCCGCCTGATTCCGCTCCGGCCCACATCGAGAATCCAATAGGATCCTGCGACGAATCACTCCCTGGACCCGCCGACGAACCAGCGAGAAAGAAGACTAGAAAAACGAATCGCCCCACCTCTCCGGTCAGTCCTGGACCGTGTGACGAACCACCAAGAAAGACTTATCGTTTTACACCGGTGGTCCGACCTGAATCGAACGGCGAACTACCGAGAAAGGCTTATCGTTTTACCCCGGCGATCAGTCCCGAGAGCCCTCCAGAGAGGAAAACTCTCTGTCCGGTACCAACGAACAGCCCCGCGACCAGTCCTGAGACCGATCTGTTTTATG ACTCGAGTAGAAGCCATAAGGATGACGTGACTACCTGGGGCATGTCTCAAATCGATGCCTGGGACCAGAGTTCTTGGACGAGCGAGCGTGACGAGGTGTCTACCACCAACGCGGGTCAAACGCCATATCCTTCTCCCTCACCGTCGTCCGAAGAAGTAGAAGTGGAAGAAGTGCCGCCGCCTCAGCCGCTTGATGAATCATTCGACGATCTGCCTCCGTTTCATAGCCCCATTAATTCGATACAATCATTCGGTCAAGAGTTTCGCGACGCGCAGGTTGACATAAACAACAAATACGTCGAACTCCGCAACGTACAAGATGATATTAACAACAAATTGATCGCGTTGGGCAACGAGTCTCGCGACAGACAAATCGAAACCCTTAGCAGATTAGATGCGCTGCACGGTGAGCTCCGTGCGTATCACCTCGAGACACGCAGTCGATTCGATGCTCAGGATCGCTTTATTCAGGATCTGGCCAATGAAATATTCCAACGCGTCAATGCTATGAGATCGACGATCGATCGGCAGTTTGATAGAAATGATCGTACGGTGACTCAATACCAAAGGGAATTGATGCTAATATTGCACCACCTCATTCTCACCATCGTAGATGAGACCGCGGAGTCAAACTGA
- the LOC113095304 gene encoding uncharacterized protein LOC113095304 isoform X1: MIVKWLPPVQILSTKPLTLLIHVKAAIDPDSAADDFIQFITQPAFQTVIDLTQDGDEDPTVNVTDNIPPDSAPAHIENPIGSCDESLPGPADEPARKKTRKTNRPTSPVSPGPCDEPPRKTYRFTPVVRPESNGELPRKAYRFTPAISPESPPERKTLCPVPTNSPATSPETDLFYDSSRSHKDDVTTWGMSQIDAWDQSSWTSERDEVSTTNAGQTPYPSPSPSSEEVEVEEVPPPQPLDESFDDLPPFHSPINSIQSFGQEFRDAQVDINNKYVELRNVQDDINNKLIALGNESRDRQIETLSRLDALHGELRAYHLETRSRFDAQDRFIQDLANEIFQRVNAMRSTIDRQFDRNDRTVTQYQRELMLILHHLILTIVDETAESN; encoded by the exons ATGATTGTGAAATGGCTCCCCCCG gTTCAAATATTGAGCACCAAGCCTTTGACGCTATTAATACACGTAA aGGCCGCGATTGATCCAGACAGCGCAGCCGATG attttatccaATTCATCACACAACCCGCCTTTCAGACAGTTATCGATCTCACGCAAGATGGCGACGAAGATCCCACCGTCAACGTAACAGACAACATCCCGCCTGATTCCGCTCCGGCCCACATCGAGAATCCAATAGGATCCTGCGACGAATCACTCCCTGGACCCGCCGACGAACCAGCGAGAAAGAAGACTAGAAAAACGAATCGCCCCACCTCTCCGGTCAGTCCTGGACCGTGTGACGAACCACCAAGAAAGACTTATCGTTTTACACCGGTGGTCCGACCTGAATCGAACGGCGAACTACCGAGAAAGGCTTATCGTTTTACCCCGGCGATCAGTCCCGAGAGCCCTCCAGAGAGGAAAACTCTCTGTCCGGTACCAACGAACAGCCCCGCGACCAGTCCTGAGACCGATCTGTTTTATG ACTCGAGTAGAAGCCATAAGGATGACGTGACTACCTGGGGCATGTCTCAAATCGATGCCTGGGACCAGAGTTCTTGGACGAGCGAGCGTGACGAGGTGTCTACCACCAACGCGGGTCAAACGCCATATCCTTCTCCCTCACCGTCGTCCGAAGAAGTAGAAGTGGAAGAAGTGCCGCCGCCTCAGCCGCTTGATGAATCATTCGACGATCTGCCTCCGTTTCATAGCCCCATTAATTCGATACAATCATTCGGTCAAGAGTTTCGCGACGCGCAGGTTGACATAAACAACAAATACGTCGAACTCCGCAACGTACAAGATGATATTAACAACAAATTGATCGCGTTGGGCAACGAGTCTCGCGACAGACAAATCGAAACCCTTAGCAGATTAGATGCGCTGCACGGTGAGCTCCGTGCGTATCACCTCGAGACACGCAGTCGATTCGATGCTCAGGATCGCTTTATTCAGGATCTGGCCAATGAAATATTCCAACGCGTCAATGCTATGAGATCGACGATCGATCGGCAGTTTGATAGAAATGATCGTACGGTGACTCAATACCAAAGGGAATTGATGCTAATATTGCACCACCTCATTCTCACCATCGTAGATGAGACCGCGGAGTCAAACTGA